The following nucleotide sequence is from Mycobacterium sp. Z3061.
CATCGAGGGTGGAACCGGGTGAGATGTAGCCGCCGTAGGGCTGCGAGAGCCGGTTGTCGTACGGCGGCGGGAGACTTTCGGGCGGATCGGGCCATTCGTCGTCGTGTTGAACGACCGTGGTCACCGGGGCCGAACCCAGCGAAGTGGGATCGGCGGCCACCCGGACCTCCATGTCGCCGGTGGTGGCATTGAAGTACGACAGCACCGTCATGCCGTCGATCTGCTTGATGCTCATCTCGCCGACCAGGTCGGGCCACAGCGGTGTCGGCGTTTTGTTCCACCCGCCACCCGGCCCGGCCGACCAGCCCTGCCAGCGGGACCGGTCGGTGAACGCCTCCGGGGTGGCCCGATACAGCACCACCGGCTGTCGGCGGGTGAAGCTGTTGGCCACGATGTACACCCACCCGGTCGGTGAGTCCGCCCGGGGAATCGGGTCGTAGTAACCGCTGATCTGCGTCTGCCGGCCGCCCTGGTAGGGCGCGATGCGCACCGAACCGGGAACGGTCTCCCAGCCACCGCGGGCGGGGTCGACCCGGACCAGCCGCGTGTTCAACGGGTCCAGGTTCTTCGTCGTAGCCACCATCAGGTAGTTGCGCCGGTTGATCTGCACCACTCCGGCGGGCAGCTGCGATGCCCCGGGCGGTGTGGGGTCGGCGAGCAACGGTCGGCTGATGCCGGTCACGCCCGTGTAGCGAACGCCGTCGGGGTCGTCGACGGACGCAGTGTCGACGCGCAAGGCGACCGGCGCATACCAGCCGCCATATCCCACACCCTGCCCGGCAAAGCTGTCGCCGCACACCTGCAGCAGCTGGCTGGGGAATTCGACGAACTCACACAGGTCGGTCGCGCCGATGCCGTAATCGGCGGTGGGCGTTCCGGTGCCGGCCGCCGGACCCATCCGCAACACCTGACCAGGCGCGAGCGGCTGCAGCACCGGCTGCGGAGCCGGGGCCGGCGGGTCGGCGCGCGCGGGCCAAAATCCTTGCGAGACAACGCAATACAAGACCAGAGCACACCGCGCGAACAGGGCGGAGCGCACCCGTCGACTACAGCTCGGCGGCCAGCAGTTCGGCGATCTGAATCGTGTTGAGCGCCGCCCCCTTGCGCAGGTTGTCGCCCGAGACGAACAGCGCCAGGCCACGGCCGTCGGGCACTCCCGGATCCTGCCGGATGCGGCCGACCAGCGATTCGTCGACGCCCGCGGCGGCCAGCGGTGTCGGCACGTCGACCAGCTTCACCCCGGGCGCAACGGCCAACAGCTCGCGGGCCCGCTCCGGCGAGAGCGGCCGGGCAAATTCGGCGTTGATGGACAGCGAGTGGCCGGTGAACACCGGAACCCGCACGCAGGTACCGCTGACCAGGAGGTCCGGAATGCCGAGAATCTTGCGGCTCTCCGAGCGCAACTTCTGGTCCTCGTCGGTCTCACCCGAGCCGTCGTCGACCAACGATCCGGCCAGCGGCACCACGTTGAACGCGATCGGCGCGACGTACTTGCTCGGTGGCGGGAAGTCGACGGCACTGCCGTCGTGCACGAGTTGCTCGGCGTTGTCGATGACCGCGCGTGCCTGCGTCGCCAGCTCCTCGACACCGGCCAGGCCGCTGCCCGACACCGCCTGATAAGACGAGGCGATGAAGCGGGTCAGGCCCGCCTCGTCGTGCAGCACCTTGAGCACCGGCATTGCCGCCATGGTGGTGCAGTTCGGGTTGGCGATGATGCCTTTGGGCCGCCGGTGGGCGTCCCGGGTGAAGTTGACCTCGGAGACCACGAGCGGCACATCGGGGTCCTTGCGCCACGCCGACGAGTTGTCGATCACGGTGACGCCGGCCGCGGCGAACCGCGGCGCCTGAACCTTCGACATCGCTCCCCCGGCGGAGAACAACGCGATGTCCAGCCCGGTCGGATCGGCCGTCTCGGCGTCCTCGACCTCGATCTCCTGGCCGCGGAACGCCAGCTTGCGGCCCTGCGAGCGGGCCGAGGCGAAGAACCGGACGCTGGTCGCCGGGAAGTCGCGCTCGTCGAGCAACGTGCGCATCACCTGGCCCACCTGACCGGTGGCACCCACAACACCTACGGCAACCATCGTTACCGACCCGTCCCTGCGTACACCGTCGCCTCCTCGTCGCCGCCGAGCCCGAACGCCTCGTGCAACGCAACGACGGCCTTATCTAGTTCGGTGTCGCGGCAGAGGACCGAGATGCGGATCTCGGATGTGGAGATCAGCTCGATGTTGACGCCGACCGCGGCCAGCGCCTCACAGAAGGTGGCCGTGACGCCGGGGTGGCTGCGCATACCGGCGCCGATCAGCGAGACCTTGCCGATGTGGTCGTCATACAGCAGTTGCAGGAAGCCGATCTCTTCTTTGAGCGAGTCCAGCTTGGCCACCGCCACCGGTCCGCTGTCGCGCGAACAGGTGAAGGTGATGTCGGTCTTACCGTCCTCGACCTTCGACACGTTCTGCAGCACCATGTCGATGTTCACGTCGGCGTCGGCAACCGCCCGGAACACCTTGGCGGCGTATCCGGGGATGTCGGGGATCCCGACGATGGTCACCTTCGCCTCGCTGCGGTCGTGGGCAACGCCGGTCAGGATGGGGTCTTCCATGGCTATGTCCTTGATCGATCCGACGACGACGGTGCCCGGCTTGTCCGAGTAGGAGGACCGTACGTGCACGGGAAGGTTGTAACGGCGGGCGTATTCGACGCAGCGCAGCATCAACACCTTGGCTCCGCAGGCCGCCATCTCGAGCATTTCCTCGAAAGTGACCGTGTCCAGCTTGCGGGCGTTGGGCACGATGCGCGGGTCGGCACTGAAGATGCCGTCGACGTCGGTGTAGATCTCGCACACGTCGGCGCCCAGCGCGGAGGCCAGCGCGACGGCGGTGGTGTCCGAGCCGCCGCGACCCAAGGTAGTGACATCGCGGGTGTCCTGGCTGACGCCCTGGAACCCGGCGACCAACACGATCCGGCCCTCGTCGAGGGCGGCCTGCAGCCGGCCCGGGGTCACCTCGATGATCTTCGCGTTGCCGTGCGTGCCGGTGGTGATGACGCCGGCCTGAGAGCCGGTGAACGACCGAGCCTGGGCGCCCAACGATTCGATCGCCATGGCGACCAGCGCGTTGGAGATGCGCTCGCCGGCGGTCAGCAGCATGTCGAGCTCCCGCGGCGGCGGCACCGGGCATACCTGTTGGGCCAGGTCCAGCAGTTCGTCGGTGGTGTCGCCCATCGCCGAGACCACGACCACGACGTCGTTGCCCTGCTTCTTGGTCTCCACGATCCGCTCGGCAACTCGGCGGATCCGGTCGGCGTCGGACACCGAGGATCCGCCGTACTTCTGCACGACGAGCGCCACTGAAATCTTTTCCTGTCTGGGACGGGCCTGCATTAAGTCCACAACAGAATACGTGGCGGCGCATCTTGATTTACGCGGCGCCGAGGATCACAACCACCCTGCCCCGTCGTCATCCTGGAGGCCCCTGGCGAATCGCGCCAACCGCTGAAACCACCCCGGACGCCGGTCCAGCCACGGGTCGAACCATTCCTCCGAGGCGAACTTCGCGACGCCGACCGCGGTAATCACCGCGAACAGGAGCCCGAAGCCGGCATAGATCACGCCGGAGAACACCACGAACGCCTTGTCGTGATGGACGCGGATATCGATGCTCGAGCCCTGTTCGTGGCGATGAGCGGCCGTCCCCTGCAACTTCTCGACGTGAGACCGTCCCGCCGCGTCCCAGGTCACCGCGCACGCGAAACCCACCCGCTCGTTGACGCACGAAACGACCTGCGCCTGCGTCGGTGTGCCGACGAGGTAGGAGTAGTAGTCGTAGGCGGCCACGCCGAAGAACACCAGCGTCACCGCCACTCCCCCGGCGGCGAACAGTCGCGCTACGTAGCTGCGAAGGCGGGCCAACGGCACGCGGTGGTGCATGACTCACATTTTGGCCGATGGGCCGGGCGCGGTAGAGTTCACACCGTGCAGCGGGTGCTCCTTCTCGGACGCCGCGACGGGGTCTGATCCAGACCGGCTTCCCGTCGCGGGTGTTCGCGATGCGCCGGTCTGAGGTTCCTTCTCAAACATCCCTGGAGCAACGACCGTGACCAATCCCGATTCACCCGACGCTTACGTTTCAGCGCGCACCATCCACAAACCCGCCGGCCCGCCCAGGCCCGGCCAGCCGGCGTGGAATCCGCAACGCGGTACCGCGATGCCGGTCCACCGGTACCGCCCGTTCGCCGACGAGGTCGAGCCCATCCGGGTGGCCGATCGCACCTGGCCCGACCGCGTCATCGAGAACGCACCGCTGTGGTGCGCGGTCGACCTGCGCGACGGCAACCAGGCACTGATCGACCCGATGAGCCCGGCGCGCAAGCGCCGCATGTTCGACCTGCTGGTCCGCATGGGCTACAAGGAGATCGAGGTCGGATTCCCCTCGGCCAGCCAGACCGACTTCGACTTCGTCCGTGACATCATCACCGACGGTGCCATTCCGGACGACGTCACCATTCAGGTGCTGACCCAGTGCCGGCCCGAGTTGATCGAGCGCACCTTCCTGGCGTGTGAGGGCGCGGCGAACGTCATCGTGCACTTCTACAACTCCACCTCGATCCTGCAGCGTCGCGTCGTTTTTCGCGCCGACCGGGCCGCCGTGCAGGAGATCGCCACCGCCGGCGCACGCAAGTGTGTCGAGGAGGCGGCGAAGTACCCGGGCACCCGCTGGCGGTTCGAGTACTCGCCGGAGTCCTACACCGGGACCGAACTGGAGTACGCCAAGCAGGTGTGCGACGCCGTCGGTGAGGTGATCCAGCCGACTCCGGACAACCCGATCATCTTCAACCTGCCGGCCACCGTGGAAATGGCCACACCCAACGTCTATGCCGACTCGATCGAGTGGATGAGCCGCAACCTGGCGCGCCGCGACTCCGTCATTTTGAGCCTGCACCCGCACAATGACCGCGGAACGGCCGTTGCCGCAGCCGAATTGGGCTATCAGGCCGGCGCCGACCGGATCGAGGGCTGCCTGTTCGGCAACGGTGAGCGCACCGGCAACGTCTGCCTGGTCACACTGGGGCTCAACCTGTTCTCCCGCGGCGTCGACCCGCAGATCGACTTCTCCAACATCGACGAGATCCGTCGCACGGTCGAGTACTGCAACCAGCTGCCGGTCCACGAGCGTCACCCCTACGGCGGTGACCTGGTGTACACCGCGTTCTCCGGCAGCCACCAGGACGCCATCAACAAGGGTCTGGACCAGATGAAGTTCGACGCCGATGCCGCCGACAGCGATGTCGAAGACATGCTGTGGCAGGTGCCGTATCTGCCGATCGACCCCAAGGACGTCGGGCGCACCTATGAAGCGGTGATCCGGGTCAACTCCCAGTCCGGCAAGGGCGGGGTGGCCTACATCATGAAGGCCGACCACGGACTGGCCCTGCCGCGCCGGTTGCAGATCGAGTTCTCGCAGGTCATTCAGAAAATGGCGGACGGCGAGGGCGGTGAGGTGTCGCCCAAGGAGATGTGGGAGGCATTTTCCGAGGAGTACCTGGCCCCGATCCTGCCGCTGGAACGCATCAAGCAGCGGGTAGACGCGTCCGAAGAAGACACCGGCACCACCAGCATCACGGCCACCGTGAAGATCGACGGGACGGAGACCGAGATCAGCGGCACCGGCAACGGCCCGCTGGCCGCGTTCGTCGACGCGCTGAGCACGGTCGGGTTCGACGTCGCCGTGCTGGACTACTCCGAGCACGCGATGAGCGCCGGCGACGACGCGCAGGCGGCTGCCTATGTGGAGGCTTCGGTGGCCGGCAGGACCGTCTGGGGAGTCGGCATCGCGCCGTCGATCACCACCGCGTCGCTGCGCGCCGTGGTGTCGGCCGTCAACCGGGCCTCGCGCTAGCGACAGGGGCGGGCCCGGCCCCGCCGGGGCAGGGAGGCCGGGCCCGTGCTTTGAGGGGTTAGACGGCGAGCAGTCGTTCGAAGAACTCGCGGTAGTGCATCAGCGCGAGACGTAGGTCTTCGGTTGACGCCTCCTCACCGCGTGACCACTGTTCCTCCAGACGCGAACGCGCATGAGCGAATCCGGTGGTGAGCTGGTCGACCAGATCGGAGACCAGCACGTCGGCCTTCTGCACGCAGTCTTTGGGATCGTCGACGAAGGCCGCCTGTACGCCGGCCCAGCGCGCCCGCAGATCCGCGAGGTCTGCGTCTCCGAAAAGTGTTTCCTCCGTTGATGATCGGCTGGTCTCGTGGCCCGCCTCGTGGGAGGGTTGCACCGGCGCCGCGGGTGCCTGCTGCGGCGGCTGGGTGTCGTCGTATGCGGCCCGCTGGGTGTCGTCGTATGCGCCACTGGTGTCGGTTCGCTGATCGTGCGTGGTCATTTCTTTGCCTCCTGTGATGTTGTCTCCAAAAGCTTTTCGAACAACGCCCGGTAATGGACGAACGCTTCTCGCTGCTGTTCGGTGCTGACCTCGCCGTGCTGTTGCGAAAGATGAACAGCATGCGCAGCGCGGTAGTTGTCGACGATCTGCGGATGGTCCACCGAAATGTCGGCCGCCCGCTGGTCGAAATCGTCTACGGGATAGCCCCTTTCGCGCATCACATCGGTCACCAGCCGATCCGCGACGCCGACGGCGGCGGTGGGGTTGTCGACGAACGCCGTCTGCACCTGATTCCAGCGGGTGGTGAAATTCGACCGCGCGGCAGGCGGCAGCGGGACAATGTCGAGCTTCTCGTGCTTGTGTTCCCGCGCGATCAGCTCCTTCTCCGCTGCTTTCTGGCCTCCGGTCTCCGACACCAGGCGCTCGTATTCGGGGCCGTAGTGCTGTCTCAGTCGCTGTGTCCTGCGA
It contains:
- a CDS encoding DUF4185 domain-containing protein, giving the protein MRSALFARCALVLYCVVSQGFWPARADPPAPAPQPVLQPLAPGQVLRMGPAAGTGTPTADYGIGATDLCEFVEFPSQLLQVCGDSFAGQGVGYGGWYAPVALRVDTASVDDPDGVRYTGVTGISRPLLADPTPPGASQLPAGVVQINRRNYLMVATTKNLDPLNTRLVRVDPARGGWETVPGSVRIAPYQGGRQTQISGYYDPIPRADSPTGWVYIVANSFTRRQPVVLYRATPEAFTDRSRWQGWSAGPGGGWNKTPTPLWPDLVGEMSIKQIDGMTVLSYFNATTGDMEVRVAADPTSLGSAPVTTVVQHDDEWPDPPESLPPPYDNRLSQPYGGYISPGSTLDELRIFVSQWDTDARREAPYRVIQYAVNPFKP
- a CDS encoding aspartate-semialdehyde dehydrogenase produces the protein MVAVGVVGATGQVGQVMRTLLDERDFPATSVRFFASARSQGRKLAFRGQEIEVEDAETADPTGLDIALFSAGGAMSKVQAPRFAAAGVTVIDNSSAWRKDPDVPLVVSEVNFTRDAHRRPKGIIANPNCTTMAAMPVLKVLHDEAGLTRFIASSYQAVSGSGLAGVEELATQARAVIDNAEQLVHDGSAVDFPPPSKYVAPIAFNVVPLAGSLVDDGSGETDEDQKLRSESRKILGIPDLLVSGTCVRVPVFTGHSLSINAEFARPLSPERARELLAVAPGVKLVDVPTPLAAAGVDESLVGRIRQDPGVPDGRGLALFVSGDNLRKGAALNTIQIAELLAAEL
- a CDS encoding aspartate kinase; this translates as MALVVQKYGGSSVSDADRIRRVAERIVETKKQGNDVVVVVSAMGDTTDELLDLAQQVCPVPPPRELDMLLTAGERISNALVAMAIESLGAQARSFTGSQAGVITTGTHGNAKIIEVTPGRLQAALDEGRIVLVAGFQGVSQDTRDVTTLGRGGSDTTAVALASALGADVCEIYTDVDGIFSADPRIVPNARKLDTVTFEEMLEMAACGAKVLMLRCVEYARRYNLPVHVRSSYSDKPGTVVVGSIKDIAMEDPILTGVAHDRSEAKVTIVGIPDIPGYAAKVFRAVADADVNIDMVLQNVSKVEDGKTDITFTCSRDSGPVAVAKLDSLKEEIGFLQLLYDDHIGKVSLIGAGMRSHPGVTATFCEALAAVGVNIELISTSEIRISVLCRDTELDKAVVALHEAFGLGGDEEATVYAGTGR
- the leuA gene encoding 2-isopropylmalate synthase, producing MTNPDSPDAYVSARTIHKPAGPPRPGQPAWNPQRGTAMPVHRYRPFADEVEPIRVADRTWPDRVIENAPLWCAVDLRDGNQALIDPMSPARKRRMFDLLVRMGYKEIEVGFPSASQTDFDFVRDIITDGAIPDDVTIQVLTQCRPELIERTFLACEGAANVIVHFYNSTSILQRRVVFRADRAAVQEIATAGARKCVEEAAKYPGTRWRFEYSPESYTGTELEYAKQVCDAVGEVIQPTPDNPIIFNLPATVEMATPNVYADSIEWMSRNLARRDSVILSLHPHNDRGTAVAAAELGYQAGADRIEGCLFGNGERTGNVCLVTLGLNLFSRGVDPQIDFSNIDEIRRTVEYCNQLPVHERHPYGGDLVYTAFSGSHQDAINKGLDQMKFDADAADSDVEDMLWQVPYLPIDPKDVGRTYEAVIRVNSQSGKGGVAYIMKADHGLALPRRLQIEFSQVIQKMADGEGGEVSPKEMWEAFSEEYLAPILPLERIKQRVDASEEDTGTTSITATVKIDGTETEISGTGNGPLAAFVDALSTVGFDVAVLDYSEHAMSAGDDAQAAAYVEASVAGRTVWGVGIAPSITTASLRAVVSAVNRASR